The Prosthecobacter vanneervenii genome has a segment encoding these proteins:
- a CDS encoding sulfatase family protein: MIRILTLLLSTFVLLQSSLAAESRPNVLFILCDDLRPNALGCYGSPHVKTPNIDRLAGEGVRFANTFCTTSLCSPSRGSILSGLYAHVHGVTNNFTEYPATLRSFPSVLHDAGYATAYFGKYHMGEENDDPRPGFDMFVTHKGQGKYFDTEWNLNGKKREVIKGYYTTIVTDLALDWLKQQKDGKPWCACIGHKAPHSFYTPEPKYEHAFDDVRVPYPATAFMLEDKPAWIKQRLYTWHGIYGPLFEWRKKFPDDSPAAVKDFENMVHGYWGTILSVDDSIARVRAWLEETKQLDNTIIVFMGDNGLLEGEDGMVDKRTAHEASLRIPLIVRAPQLTKVAKVIDKQVLTVDVAPSLLELCGAPALPKIHGKSFVKLVQSGDPDWRQSWFYHYNYEKQFPYTPNVRAVRTDGWKFIHYPHGDGSADKHMAELYDLKNDPGETKNLIGKPEMISKIEELQGELAKLMLATGLDAHTDKMPLDEGVKSELPDAKIR; encoded by the coding sequence ATGATCCGCATTCTTACCCTTCTGCTTTCGACATTCGTCCTTTTGCAATCGTCACTGGCCGCTGAGAGCAGGCCCAACGTACTCTTCATCCTTTGCGATGACCTGCGCCCAAATGCGCTCGGCTGCTACGGCTCGCCACATGTGAAGACACCAAACATCGACCGCCTGGCCGGTGAAGGCGTGCGGTTTGCCAACACCTTCTGCACCACCTCCCTCTGCTCCCCCAGCCGCGGCTCCATCCTCAGCGGGCTCTATGCACACGTGCATGGCGTCACCAACAACTTCACCGAATACCCTGCCACGCTGCGCAGCTTTCCCTCAGTGCTGCATGATGCCGGCTACGCCACCGCGTACTTTGGCAAATACCACATGGGGGAGGAGAATGACGACCCGCGCCCCGGCTTTGACATGTTTGTGACCCACAAGGGCCAGGGCAAGTATTTCGACACCGAGTGGAATCTCAACGGCAAGAAGCGCGAGGTCATCAAAGGCTACTACACCACCATCGTCACCGATCTGGCTCTGGACTGGCTCAAGCAGCAAAAGGACGGCAAACCCTGGTGCGCCTGCATCGGCCACAAGGCACCCCACAGCTTTTACACACCGGAACCCAAGTACGAGCATGCCTTTGACGACGTGCGTGTGCCCTACCCAGCCACCGCCTTCATGCTGGAGGACAAGCCCGCGTGGATCAAGCAGCGCCTCTACACCTGGCACGGCATCTACGGCCCGCTGTTTGAGTGGCGCAAAAAATTCCCCGACGACAGCCCCGCCGCCGTGAAGGACTTTGAAAACATGGTGCACGGCTACTGGGGCACCATCCTGAGCGTGGACGACAGCATCGCCCGCGTGCGCGCCTGGCTGGAGGAGACCAAGCAGCTGGACAACACCATCATCGTCTTCATGGGAGACAACGGCCTGCTTGAAGGCGAGGACGGCATGGTGGACAAACGCACCGCCCATGAGGCCAGCCTGCGCATCCCGCTGATCGTGCGCGCCCCGCAGCTGACAAAGGTTGCCAAGGTCATCGACAAGCAGGTGCTTACCGTGGATGTGGCCCCGAGCCTGCTGGAACTCTGCGGTGCTCCTGCCCTGCCTAAAATCCACGGCAAATCATTCGTCAAGCTGGTGCAGTCTGGCGATCCCGACTGGCGTCAGAGCTGGTTCTACCACTACAACTACGAAAAGCAGTTCCCCTACACGCCAAACGTCCGCGCTGTTCGCACCGACGGCTGGAAGTTCATCCACTATCCGCATGGAGACGGCTCCGCCGACAAGCACATGGCAGAGCTTTACGACCTGAAAAACGATCCAGGCGAAACCAAGAACCTCATTGGCAAGCCGGAGATGATCTCAAAGATCGAGGAGCTGCAAGGCGAACTGGCCAAACTTATGCTCGCCACCGGACTGGATGCCCACACGGACAAGATGCCGCTGGATGAAGGGGTGAAGAGCGAGCTGCCGGATGCGAAAATCAGGTAA
- a CDS encoding Gfo/Idh/MocA family protein, translating to MTTNRRSFLKQSAAATTGVFYIAKTSWAQKSPGDTINVAVIGFGGRGGSHISGYNKLNKDGEGVRVSALCDVDSKILEKGLQGYDKEKIKVQGYSDLRKLLESKDIDAVSIATPNHWHALATIWAVQAGKDVYVEKPVSHCVWEGRQMVKAARKYSKIVQTGTQSRSSRKGIAEAVKYVQEGNLGKILLSRGLCYKRRNSIGKTEGPQPIPDSVDYDLWCGPGPKGPLLRKQLKYDWHWTWAYGNGDLGNQGIHQMDIARWFLGEMELSPSVWSVGGRMGYVDDGETANTQIIYHGYEKAPLIFEVHGLPDVKDGKNMDKLMQTSKGVKFQPLPGKDGKEGVTGAGVGVIVECEGGTVVVPNYSGAVVFDKEGKEMKKFEGSEDHFKNFINACRSRRVDDLHADILEGHLSSALCHTGNISHRLGQKEKPEAILEKIKGDRFAGESFARMQEHLGKNEVDLAKDMLTLGPVLKMDGKTERFIDQDEANAMLKDKYRPPFVVPEEV from the coding sequence ATGACCACGAACCGCCGCTCCTTCCTCAAGCAGTCCGCCGCAGCCACCACGGGTGTCTTTTACATCGCCAAAACCTCCTGGGCGCAGAAAAGTCCGGGAGACACCATCAATGTGGCCGTCATCGGTTTCGGCGGGCGCGGCGGCTCTCACATCAGCGGCTACAACAAGCTCAATAAAGACGGCGAGGGCGTGCGTGTGTCCGCCCTGTGCGATGTGGATAGCAAGATCCTCGAAAAAGGACTGCAGGGATACGACAAGGAGAAGATCAAAGTGCAGGGCTACAGCGATCTGCGGAAACTGCTGGAGAGCAAGGACATCGACGCCGTGAGCATCGCCACGCCAAACCACTGGCATGCGCTTGCCACCATCTGGGCCGTGCAGGCAGGGAAGGATGTGTATGTGGAAAAGCCGGTGTCCCACTGCGTGTGGGAAGGCCGGCAGATGGTGAAGGCTGCGCGCAAGTACAGCAAGATCGTGCAGACCGGCACGCAGTCGCGATCAAGCCGCAAGGGCATCGCCGAGGCGGTGAAGTATGTGCAGGAGGGAAACCTCGGCAAAATCCTGCTCTCACGAGGCCTGTGCTACAAGCGCCGCAACAGCATCGGCAAAACTGAAGGACCGCAGCCGATTCCGGATTCCGTCGACTATGATCTGTGGTGCGGCCCTGGCCCCAAAGGGCCTCTGCTGCGCAAGCAGCTAAAGTACGACTGGCACTGGACCTGGGCCTATGGCAACGGCGACCTCGGCAATCAGGGCATCCACCAGATGGACATCGCACGTTGGTTCCTCGGCGAGATGGAGCTCTCTCCCAGCGTGTGGAGCGTGGGCGGCCGCATGGGCTATGTGGATGATGGAGAAACTGCCAACACCCAGATCATCTACCACGGCTATGAAAAGGCCCCGCTCATCTTTGAAGTGCACGGTCTGCCGGATGTGAAGGATGGTAAAAACATGGACAAGCTCATGCAGACCAGCAAGGGCGTGAAGTTTCAGCCTCTCCCTGGCAAGGATGGCAAAGAAGGCGTGACCGGAGCAGGAGTGGGAGTCATCGTCGAGTGCGAAGGCGGCACTGTTGTTGTGCCCAACTACTCAGGCGCTGTGGTTTTTGACAAGGAAGGCAAGGAGATGAAAAAGTTTGAAGGCAGCGAGGACCACTTCAAAAACTTCATCAATGCCTGCCGCAGCCGCCGTGTGGATGATCTGCATGCGGACATTCTGGAGGGGCATCTCTCCAGCGCGCTCTGCCATACCGGAAACATCAGCCATCGGCTGGGCCAGAAGGAGAAGCCGGAGGCCATTCTCGAAAAGATCAAAGGAGACCGCTTTGCTGGCGAAAGCTTTGCCCGCATGCAGGAGCATCTGGGGAAAAACGAGGTCGATCTCGCCAAAGACATGCTCACTCTCGGCCCTGTGCTGAAGATGGATGGCAAGACCGAGCGCTTCATCGATCAAGACGAAGCCAACGCCATGCTCAAGGACAAGTATCGTCCGCCCTTTGTCGTGCCGGAGGAGGTGTGA
- a CDS encoding S41 family peptidase: MRRLAILLTLSSSVFAASGTAPKDISQAGIQSAFRILQKEYIRSSDLTFDVLNRAALSGLLQRLDFGAELVPRTAEAKSGALTGVQAELLTPQTGYLRPREYTPQETKEMEKHLTDFAAKKVAHLILDLRSPAPPGDFNDAADMLSLFVPKGEVLFKMQQMGQTAAEVETNSREPVWTQQIFVLVDNETNNLGETIAAVLRLRKQALLIGSPTRGGAVRYETVPVDAEWSLRFARAEVLLTDDSSVFKKGLQPDLAVSMPTSLKRQVYHATDAKDVKSSITDKPRPRFNEAALVANQNPELDSYLKRSAGKPLPEDSPPPSDLVLQRAVDLITTRGLFQAAKIDWNRKAPASREPPARRAIPLKK, translated from the coding sequence ATGAGACGACTCGCCATCCTTCTGACCTTGAGCAGCTCCGTTTTTGCCGCCAGCGGCACGGCGCCGAAGGACATCAGCCAGGCGGGCATTCAGTCAGCCTTCCGCATCCTGCAAAAGGAATACATCCGCAGCAGCGATCTGACCTTTGATGTGCTGAACCGCGCGGCACTTTCCGGCCTGCTGCAGCGACTGGACTTCGGCGCCGAGCTGGTGCCCCGCACCGCCGAGGCCAAATCCGGCGCTCTCACCGGGGTGCAGGCCGAGCTGCTGACTCCGCAGACAGGCTACCTGCGCCCACGAGAGTACACCCCGCAGGAGACGAAGGAGATGGAAAAGCATCTCACGGACTTTGCTGCAAAGAAAGTCGCCCACCTCATCCTCGATCTGCGCAGCCCCGCACCTCCTGGTGACTTCAATGATGCCGCAGACATGCTGAGCCTGTTTGTGCCGAAGGGGGAGGTTCTCTTCAAAATGCAGCAGATGGGGCAGACCGCCGCCGAGGTGGAGACCAACTCCCGCGAGCCTGTGTGGACGCAGCAGATTTTTGTGCTGGTGGATAATGAAACCAACAACCTCGGAGAAACCATCGCCGCCGTGCTGCGTCTGCGGAAGCAGGCGCTCTTGATCGGCTCTCCCACGCGCGGAGGCGCAGTGCGCTATGAGACGGTGCCGGTGGATGCAGAGTGGTCTCTCCGCTTTGCCCGTGCCGAGGTGCTGCTGACGGATGACAGCTCAGTTTTCAAAAAAGGACTGCAGCCTGATCTGGCCGTCAGCATGCCCACCAGTCTCAAGCGCCAGGTGTACCACGCCACTGATGCCAAGGACGTGAAAAGCTCCATCACCGACAAGCCGCGCCCGCGCTTCAATGAGGCTGCCCTGGTGGCGAATCAGAATCCTGAGCTGGACTCCTATCTCAAGCGTTCCGCTGGCAAGCCTCTGCCGGAGGATTCGCCGCCGCCTTCAGACCTCGTGCTGCAGCGTGCCGTGGACCTCATCACCACCCGCGGCCTGTTTCAGGCTGCCAAAATCGACTGGAATCGCAAAGCGCCCGCCAGCCGCGAACCACCGGCACGCCGTGCCATTCCCCTGAAGAAATAA